In a genomic window of Amycolatopsis japonica:
- the thiL gene encoding thiamine-phosphate kinase gives MSEKFSDEPTRLATTIVPLFAGQAREFVPVSSPDGGRVELTAGADAQDDCAVFRLAGEHDLVVGTDYVRGPKFRLYEMGHLDEYDLGYYLVAANLSDIAAMGAKPIGLLSVVRYPAGMDDALFGLVMRGIRDACAAFGCLNVGGDIGGAERLILSASALGVCPAGRALLRSGAKPGDVVCLTAPTGPAGAAMAYLRSGVPDLVIDSLVPSLLSAWKRPVARVDEGLALGASGMVTSCLDTSDGLKAALLSIAESSGVGIEVDERSIPVPKAVAAVAAHVGVEPLSLVMGDSVDFELVFTVPSARVDDLAEAVSFHRIGVVTERTEVVMTGYDGERADLPGEAWRHQRDGKA, from the coding sequence GTGAGTGAGAAATTCTCGGACGAACCGACCAGACTGGCCACGACGATCGTGCCGTTGTTCGCCGGGCAGGCGCGCGAGTTCGTCCCGGTTTCGTCCCCGGACGGCGGCCGGGTGGAACTGACCGCGGGTGCCGACGCCCAAGACGACTGCGCGGTCTTCCGGCTGGCCGGGGAGCACGACCTCGTGGTGGGGACCGATTACGTGCGCGGCCCCAAGTTCAGGCTCTACGAGATGGGACATCTGGACGAATACGACCTGGGGTACTACTTGGTCGCCGCGAATCTGAGCGACATCGCGGCGATGGGCGCGAAGCCGATCGGGCTGCTTTCCGTCGTGCGGTATCCGGCCGGAATGGACGACGCGTTGTTCGGTCTCGTCATGCGCGGCATCCGGGACGCGTGCGCCGCGTTCGGCTGCCTCAACGTGGGTGGCGACATCGGCGGCGCGGAACGCCTGATCCTCTCGGCGTCGGCGCTGGGGGTGTGTCCGGCGGGCCGGGCGCTGCTGCGGTCCGGCGCGAAACCCGGCGACGTCGTCTGCCTCACGGCGCCGACCGGACCCGCCGGAGCGGCGATGGCGTATCTGCGTTCCGGTGTCCCGGACCTGGTCATCGACAGCCTGGTGCCGTCGCTGCTTTCCGCATGGAAGCGACCGGTGGCCAGAGTGGACGAGGGACTCGCGCTCGGCGCCAGCGGGATGGTCACGAGCTGTCTGGACACCTCGGACGGACTGAAGGCCGCTTTGCTGAGCATCGCCGAGTCGAGCGGGGTCGGGATCGAGGTCGACGAGCGGTCCATCCCCGTTCCCAAGGCGGTGGCCGCGGTGGCCGCTCACGTGGGTGTCGAGCCGTTGAGCCTGGTCATGGGCGACTCGGTCGACTTCGAACTCGTCTTCACCGTGCCGTCCGCGAGGGTGGACGACCTCGCCGAAGCGGTGAGTTTCCACCGGATCGGCGTGGTCACCGAACGGACCGAGGTGGTCATGACCGGATACGACGGTGAGCGGGCGGACCTGCCGGGCGAGGCATGGCGGCACCAGCGTGACGGAAAGGCATGA
- a CDS encoding Fur family transcriptional regulator, with translation MPTTPEFERMLRGASLRVTRPRVAVLTAVRDHPHADTDSIIGAVRTELGEVSHQAIYDVLRALTAAGLVRRIQPSGSVARYESRVGDNHHHVVCRSCGAIADVDCAVGPAPCLTASNDQGFLIEEAEVIYWGLCPDCAIEPRS, from the coding sequence GTGCCCACGACCCCGGAGTTCGAGCGGATGCTGCGCGGGGCCTCCCTGCGCGTGACGCGTCCCAGGGTGGCCGTGCTGACAGCGGTACGCGACCATCCTCATGCCGACACCGACTCGATCATCGGTGCCGTGCGTACGGAGCTCGGCGAGGTCTCTCACCAGGCCATTTACGACGTGTTGCGGGCACTGACCGCCGCGGGTCTCGTACGGCGGATCCAGCCGTCGGGGTCCGTGGCACGCTACGAGTCCCGGGTCGGGGACAACCACCATCACGTCGTGTGCCGATCCTGCGGCGCCATCGCCGACGTCGACTGCGCCGTCGGCCCCGCACCCTGTTTGACCGCGTCGAACGACCAAGGCTTCCTGATCGAAGAGGCCGAGGTCATCTACTGGGGCCTGTGTCCCGACTGTGCGATCGAACCCCGTTCCTGA
- a CDS encoding HIT family protein: protein MAKENEAEPVNADCLFCHFDDSSVNDVLFKGNEIYVRWDNFPAAKGHVEVVPKRHVESYFSLTASEHAEVYALIKRAWRRIQDQFQPDGYTIGVNEGQAAGRTIDHLHIHLIPRYEGDVADPRGGIRHVLPGTNPDEWLGR from the coding sequence ATGGCGAAGGAAAACGAAGCCGAACCGGTGAACGCCGATTGCCTCTTTTGTCATTTCGATGACTCCTCGGTGAATGACGTACTGTTCAAAGGAAACGAGATCTATGTGCGGTGGGACAACTTCCCGGCCGCCAAGGGGCATGTCGAGGTCGTCCCGAAAAGACACGTGGAGTCCTACTTCTCGCTCACGGCGAGCGAGCACGCCGAAGTCTATGCGCTGATCAAGCGGGCATGGCGCCGGATCCAGGACCAGTTCCAGCCGGACGGCTACACCATCGGCGTGAACGAAGGGCAAGCGGCGGGCCGGACGATCGACCACCTGCACATCCACCTGATCCCACGGTACGAGGGCGATGTGGCGGATCCGCGGGGCGGTATCCGTCACGTACTACCGGGAACCAACCCCGACGAATGGCTCGGCCGATAG
- a CDS encoding class I SAM-dependent methyltransferase has product MHLNDTNLRGLVSNTRRAYDECAEVYVRSTRTLDLFPGLDHELDRFFVTLPGSSVLDLGCGGGRDAEYLIGRGATVVAADLSEELLRYTRCRCAVAGAVLCDLMALPLAAGVFDGVWACASVVHLPSETHPHVFSEIHRVLAPGGVTAISLKEGNGEGWARSVRMPSPRWFSLRSPEAVLEELAAVGFVSAQVWPSGRGSWFVVEARKRLSAEPFVGVGSR; this is encoded by the coding sequence ATGCACCTGAACGACACGAACCTGCGCGGCTTGGTGTCGAATACTCGACGAGCCTACGACGAGTGTGCCGAGGTGTACGTCCGGTCCACCCGCACGCTCGACCTGTTTCCCGGCCTCGACCACGAACTGGACCGATTCTTCGTCACCCTGCCCGGAAGCTCGGTGCTGGACCTCGGCTGTGGTGGGGGCCGCGACGCCGAATACCTGATCGGGCGCGGCGCGACCGTGGTGGCGGCCGACCTCAGCGAGGAGTTGCTCCGGTACACCCGATGTCGTTGTGCGGTGGCCGGCGCGGTGCTCTGCGATCTCATGGCCTTACCGCTGGCCGCTGGAGTGTTCGACGGCGTCTGGGCCTGTGCCAGCGTCGTGCATTTGCCGAGTGAGACACATCCGCACGTCTTCTCCGAAATCCATCGAGTGCTCGCGCCCGGCGGTGTCACGGCGATCAGCCTCAAGGAAGGCAACGGCGAAGGATGGGCGCGAAGCGTCCGAATGCCGTCCCCGAGGTGGTTTTCGTTGCGCAGCCCCGAAGCCGTGCTGGAGGAATTGGCGGCCGTCGGGTTCGTCTCGGCCCAAGTGTGGCCGAGCGGACGCGGCAGCTGGTTCGTGGTCGAGGCGAGGAAAAGGCTATCGGCCGAGCCATTCGTCGGGGTTGGTTCCCGGTAG
- the cmk gene encoding (d)CMP kinase, whose translation MPEQGLGTVVAVDGPAAAGKTTTCLALSKSFDLRYLESGRTYRIIAFEALQRDIPVENATKVTGLCDELITASRSVSLLTSDRYAQDKLRAARVNVAVSTVAKIAEVRQRVTSLIRLWAGAQPRCVIEGRDIGTTIFPAATVKFYLTAKPEVRAMRRVRQERAASYEHVLDDVVRRDEADMSRTTSPLVPAEDAIRIDTTELTVEQVLRLMTSACRDRGLEINR comes from the coding sequence ATGCCCGAACAAGGTCTCGGCACCGTCGTGGCGGTGGACGGCCCGGCGGCGGCGGGCAAGACCACCACCTGTCTGGCACTGTCGAAATCGTTCGATCTACGCTACCTCGAAAGCGGCAGGACTTACCGCATTATCGCTTTCGAGGCCCTGCAACGTGATATTCCTGTCGAAAACGCCACGAAAGTCACCGGACTCTGCGACGAATTGATCACGGCGAGCCGATCCGTGAGCCTGCTGACCTCCGACCGTTACGCCCAGGACAAACTGCGCGCGGCCCGGGTCAACGTCGCCGTTTCGACCGTCGCCAAGATCGCGGAGGTCCGCCAGCGGGTCACCAGCCTCATCAGGCTTTGGGCCGGCGCGCAGCCACGATGCGTCATCGAAGGCCGGGACATCGGCACCACCATCTTTCCCGCCGCGACCGTGAAGTTCTACCTGACCGCCAAGCCCGAAGTGCGGGCGATGCGGCGAGTACGGCAAGAGCGGGCGGCATCCTACGAACACGTTCTCGACGACGTGGTCCGCCGCGACGAGGCCGATATGTCCCGGACGACGTCGCCGTTGGTCCCCGCCGAGGACGCCATCAGAATCGACACCACCGAGCTCACCGTCGAGCAGGTACTACGGCTGATGACCTCGGCGTGTCGCGACAGAGGCTTAGAGATCAACCGTTAG
- a CDS encoding ester cyclase, whose translation MISEDLRERRHKIIEEHMDTEVAHEFDRTLSTFNGHPHYEIMATGQIFDGDDEVMAYYRMTRTAFPDQRHDNVRYHFADESVIVEFDLLGTNLGEFYGRPPTGKAFRVPIIAVFFFDEDRITNERIYFDAASLITQAGHAELLTLLASGDV comes from the coding sequence GTGATCAGCGAAGACCTGCGCGAGCGCCGCCACAAGATCATCGAAGAGCACATGGACACCGAGGTGGCCCACGAGTTCGACCGAACGCTGAGCACCTTCAACGGTCATCCGCACTACGAGATCATGGCGACCGGGCAGATCTTCGACGGCGACGATGAGGTCATGGCGTACTACCGCATGACCCGGACGGCCTTTCCGGATCAGCGGCACGACAACGTCCGGTACCACTTCGCCGACGAGTCGGTCATCGTCGAGTTCGACCTGCTCGGCACCAACCTCGGCGAGTTCTACGGCCGCCCGCCGACCGGCAAGGCGTTCCGGGTGCCGATCATCGCGGTGTTCTTCTTCGACGAGGACCGGATCACCAACGAGCGCATCTACTTCGACGCCGCCAGCCTGATCACCCAGGCCGGGCACGCCGAACTGCTGACCCTGCTGGCGTCCGGCGACGTCTAG
- the katG gene encoding catalase/peroxidase HPI yields the protein MSDSPDAVIGEMNEESAGGCPVSSGRRNHPTEGAGNRDWWPNQLNLKILRKHSAASDPMDAGFDYAAEFKTLDLGELAKDVDAVLTTSQDWWPADFGHYGGFMIRMAWHSAGTYRIEDGRGGAGAGMQRFAPLNSWPDNGNLDKARRLLWPVKKKYGRKISWADLMIFTGNRALETMGFKTFGFAGGRADVWEPDEDVYWGPERTWLGDERYSGDRQLEGPLAAVQMGLIYVNPEGPNGNPDPLAAARDIRETFGRMAMNDEETVALIAGGHSFGKTHGAADPDKYVGAEPEGASIEEQGLGWKNSFGSGKGRDAITSGLEVTWTPTPTQWSNWFFHNLFEYEWELTKSPAGAHQWTPKDGKAKNTVPDPEDGKLNRAPGMLTTDLALRFDPVYEQISRRFYENPDQFADAFARAWFKLTHRDMGPIQRYLGPLVPQETLIWQDPVPALDHELIDDADIASLKEKLLASGLSVSQLVSTAWASASTFRGSDKRGGANGARIRLEPQRDWEVNDPQTLSQVLRTLEGVQEAFNGAQTGGKKVSLADLIVLGGVAAVEQAAKDAGHEVTVPFTPGRTDATAEQTDVESFAPLEPTVDGFRNYRGKGHRLPTEYLLIDRANLLNLSAPEMTVLVGGLRVLGANAQQSQHGVFTEKPGALTNDFFANLLDMGVQWTATSADAEVFEGRDPATGEVKWTGTRADLVFGSNSELRAVAEVYASDDAKEKFVRDFVAAWDKVMNLDRYDVA from the coding sequence GTGTCTGACAGCCCGGACGCCGTCATCGGCGAAATGAACGAAGAGAGCGCGGGCGGCTGCCCCGTCTCGTCGGGCCGCCGCAACCACCCCACCGAAGGCGCGGGCAACCGTGACTGGTGGCCGAACCAGCTCAACCTGAAGATCCTCCGGAAGCACTCCGCCGCTTCGGACCCCATGGACGCCGGGTTCGACTACGCCGCCGAGTTCAAGACCCTCGACCTCGGTGAACTCGCCAAGGACGTCGACGCCGTCCTCACGACTTCGCAGGACTGGTGGCCCGCGGACTTCGGCCACTACGGCGGCTTCATGATCCGCATGGCGTGGCACAGCGCCGGCACCTACCGGATCGAGGACGGCCGCGGTGGCGCGGGCGCGGGCATGCAGCGCTTCGCCCCGCTCAACAGCTGGCCGGACAACGGCAACCTCGACAAGGCCCGCCGCCTGCTCTGGCCGGTCAAGAAGAAGTACGGCCGCAAGATCTCGTGGGCCGACCTGATGATCTTCACCGGCAACCGCGCGCTGGAGACCATGGGCTTCAAGACCTTCGGTTTCGCCGGTGGTCGCGCCGACGTCTGGGAGCCGGACGAGGACGTGTACTGGGGTCCTGAGCGCACCTGGCTCGGCGACGAGCGCTACAGCGGTGACCGCCAGCTCGAGGGTCCGCTGGCCGCCGTGCAGATGGGTCTCATCTACGTGAACCCGGAAGGCCCGAACGGCAACCCGGACCCGCTGGCCGCGGCCCGCGACATCCGCGAGACCTTCGGCCGGATGGCGATGAACGACGAGGAGACCGTCGCGCTGATCGCCGGCGGCCACAGCTTCGGCAAGACCCACGGCGCGGCCGACCCGGACAAGTACGTCGGGGCCGAGCCCGAGGGCGCTTCCATCGAGGAGCAGGGCCTCGGCTGGAAGAACAGCTTCGGCAGTGGCAAGGGACGCGACGCGATCACCAGTGGCCTGGAGGTCACCTGGACGCCGACCCCGACCCAGTGGAGCAACTGGTTCTTCCACAACCTCTTCGAGTACGAGTGGGAGCTGACCAAGAGCCCGGCGGGCGCCCACCAGTGGACGCCGAAGGACGGCAAGGCGAAGAACACCGTGCCGGACCCCGAGGACGGCAAGCTCAACCGCGCGCCCGGCATGCTCACCACCGACCTGGCGCTGCGTTTCGACCCGGTCTACGAGCAGATCTCACGCCGGTTCTACGAGAACCCGGACCAGTTCGCGGACGCCTTCGCCCGCGCCTGGTTCAAGCTGACCCACCGCGACATGGGCCCGATCCAGCGCTACCTCGGCCCGCTGGTGCCGCAGGAGACGCTGATCTGGCAGGACCCGGTGCCCGCCCTCGACCACGAGCTGATCGACGACGCGGACATCGCCTCCCTCAAGGAGAAGCTGCTCGCTTCGGGCCTGTCGGTCTCGCAGCTGGTGTCCACCGCGTGGGCGTCGGCTTCGACCTTCCGTGGCAGCGACAAGCGCGGTGGCGCGAACGGTGCCCGCATCCGCCTCGAGCCGCAGCGTGACTGGGAGGTCAACGACCCGCAGACGCTGTCGCAAGTGCTGCGGACCCTCGAAGGGGTCCAGGAGGCGTTCAACGGCGCCCAGACCGGCGGCAAGAAGGTCTCGCTCGCCGACCTGATCGTGCTGGGTGGCGTCGCCGCCGTCGAGCAGGCCGCCAAGGACGCCGGGCACGAGGTCACCGTGCCGTTCACGCCGGGCCGCACCGACGCGACGGCGGAGCAGACCGACGTCGAGTCGTTCGCGCCGCTGGAGCCGACCGTGGACGGGTTCCGCAACTACCGGGGCAAGGGCCACCGTCTCCCGACGGAGTACCTGCTCATCGACCGCGCGAACCTGCTGAACCTGAGCGCGCCCGAGATGACCGTCCTCGTCGGCGGTCTGCGTGTCCTCGGCGCCAACGCCCAGCAGTCCCAGCACGGCGTGTTCACCGAGAAGCCGGGGGCGCTGACCAACGACTTCTTCGCGAACCTGCTCGACATGGGCGTGCAGTGGACGGCCACGTCCGCCGACGCGGAGGTCTTCGAAGGCCGCGACCCGGCGACCGGCGAGGTCAAGTGGACCGGCACCCGGGCCGACCTTGTGTTCGGGTCGAACTCCGAGCTTCGCGCGGTGGCTGAGGTCTACGCCAGCGACGACGCCAAGGAGAAGTTCGTCCGCGACTTCGTGGCGGCGTGGGACAAGGTCATGAACCTCGACCGCTACGACGTGGCGTGA